DNA sequence from the Penicillium psychrofluorescens genome assembly, chromosome: 3 genome:
GATGTACACTGCAAGCAAGAGAATAAgagagaagaataaaaatGGACTTGGCTGCTGGCTGCGAAacacagaaagaaaggacCCCTCAACAAAAACACTATGCGTTTCCCCTTTCCCAGCACGCCGTTCTCCTCCTGTGACCATAACCATGAACCATAATGCCCATGCAATGTGCCCATGACGACGAAAACATTTCCAGTGCGCGGCTCCAGACGGCAAGAGTCATTTCACAATTCAAATCGAGTCTAGTCCCAGTCCCCAAAACGCCCGAGGTGCTATGCTTTCAACAACAAATGAAGGGGGAAAAACAGACAGAAGCAAAAGTACAAGGTGGAACGACACGGGATCCACGCGCAAGACACcgcaaagaaaaacaaaaacaaaaacaaaacacaaaaatAACGCCAAATGACGAGACAACACACAACAAAGTATCAACGGTAAAAACGGTGGAACCGCGTGATCACCCGAAGTGACAAACCCGCATGTTTCGAATTGATCGAAGCAAGGATGCCAAGACTCGGGTGGCGGCCCACCTGTGAACCACCCGGCAtgcagatgatgatgtcaCGGATACCCCTTGTTCCCCTGGCTATAGTGGCCGGCGTGTTGAAAAGAACAGGGGCGACCgtgacggagaaggtgaagtAATAAACAATGCTCGATGCCACTCGAGCCAGTCGGGTGGACGAATGATGGACGTGAAGGGAATGGCGACAATCGGAATCGTCCTGAGACGAAATTTTTACCCGGCGGCTGCTGACCCGGGCCCCACGCCAACGCAGCGTATGGATCGTAAGGGATTTTTTGTGACGAGGGTTCAGGTCGGCAACAGACTGAGACCATGGTGGCGACAAAAtagcaagaaaaaaaaaagacggCGGATGTTCATCATCGTaaacgagaaaaaaaagtcaagaaTCGACGAGTGTAGACGGGTGCTACTTCTGCGCCTTGCGAGCCTTTGTGCTTCGGGTCATTTCATTCTTGGTCATGTTGCGAGTCAGTCCCCCGATGTAGTCCTGCAAGACTTTGTTTTCCGTCTCCAGCTTGTCGTGGTCGGATTTGACGGCATCGATGCGTTCAGCGAGTGCCTGTAGCGAAGATTGGAGGGCCTTGGCTTGTCTTTTAGGGTTAAAATTAGCAAACCAGAATCGTGTTGGCGACTGCAAATCccaaaaaaaacaaaaacaaagatACTCACTCTTGAAGAGTCTGGCGAGCCTCCTTACCCAGGCGCTCCAGATCAGCCGAATTGCGACGCGGACTCATGGCGCGGGCGTCGTCCGGTGGgaactcttcctcctcgaTTTCAATCTCCGGGTGATCGCGGGGGACCAGGATGGACGCGGAGGGTTTGCGGCTAGCCATACGCGGACGTTCGGATCGACCTCGACGCTCGTTTTCGGCGTCAGAtatggatgatgatgatgaaagGGATGACATGTGCATGCGGCCACTGTCGTTGGGATGCGGCAGTGTGTCGACGGGAGAAGCCTCGTTCATCTCTGTATCAGACGCCATAAGGTTGGTTCGCGACAAGGGAAGTAGAGGAATGTCAAAGAGACGTGATTCGCACGCTTAGGTCCAGAGTGGCGGATGATCGTGATTCCCTCACGAtccaaaccaaaaaaaaaacgagGGCGAAGGTTGAACCGAGATGGATGCTCGAACGACCACGGATCTACCCCTAGCGATGGACCCCAGACGATCAAATCTGTGTTACGCTTGAGGTAGCGACCGGGGTCGAGTGGGAGAGGGCGGTGGGTGGGAGAGGACGGTAGGAGGGAGATGGATGGTGGGCGTTTGGTGTGGGAAGCGACCGCAATGCAGGTTCGGGGGGGTTTTTTGGAGGCGTTGGACCGAGGACGGACGGAGGGGAGGACGTCAGGGACGAACAGAAAACAAAGGTCAAAGCGAGTGAGGAAGAGCGTAGACACAGAGCGAGAGGTCGAGGCGATCAGCCGCGAatgggaggagggggggggaggggaacGAATTAGCTCAAAATAACACAGAGTGGTTGAGTAAGTagagaagggagggaggaagacgatggatgggaaggaggagaaaaaggaaatgggATTAGGTTACGGTATCCGTATTGGGCGAACGGTACCTGGGAGTGACTTGGGTGGCCCGTAGTGGCGGAGTGGCCCACGCTGGTACCTCCGGTGTTCCCTGTTCATCCCTTCCCGAAAGGAACACCCTCTCTCTGTCCCAGCGCGTGGCAGCCACCGAACAGCTGTTAGAGATGGACTACGACTGACTCGACGGACAGGGTTGAAACGGCACAGATTAAGCCCCCACCGAATTGTTTGTGATGATTATCGGGATACTCCGACCTCCATCCCTACTGACAACATGAAAATATTTTCAAGCCAACATATCCCTTCACACCTCTCTCCTGGATGTGGGAGGGGGAAGAACCCTCCCTAACTAACTAGTAGGGCACAACTCTCGGTTCCGCTACCACGAGCCCACCCGCCCCCCAGCCAACGAGCGTGTAGCCTACCGCTGACGATCCTCCACCGCCAGAGTGGCCGAGTTCGTTACCAAACCCTCCCTCACTCACTATTCCCAAACGGACTCTGGCCCTGATCATaatcatcgtcatcgccggCAAGGATACGTGCTCGGTACTGCATTCCATCCCGCCCACCAGGAAACACAGAAGAGTGTGAGGGTACTAGTGAATTATGTAACTAACTATGGGGCAACTCCGTCCGCCTTcaggggggaagggaggggCCCGCTATGCAATGTCGATCGAGCCGCAACGAGCGACAAATGACGCCATTTGACGGGTCCTGAGTCGATTCTTCTCACGCGGACGGGTGGTTACGAGAGTTGGTTGTGGTCAGTTACGAACTACGCGCGACTATACTCCGGCCAATGTGGCCACCCCGTCGGAGACCACTATCCATGCGGTGAGGGAAAACGTTTCCGAAGAAGCTAAGAATGATTTTACTCTCCGCAGTAGTCACTCACGGTCCTGTGGGTGGTTCAGGGTTAGAGCCAATAGTGGGATCCCATCCGGTGGCAGACGATCCATTCTCGTGGGTTTGACATGGGCCCCTATCATTGACGGATCGAGCGGCGCGCTAGGGTCCAAGTGAAACCCGGCAGGGACATCATGTTGCCGATCCCTGTGGGAGGGCAAACCTTCGCAGCAGAAGAGCAGTAGGGCTCCGTACGACATGAATGAATCGTCAGAGGTGGCGAGAGGTTCGGAGATAATGTGATGGATCGTAAGCGGTGCGAAGGACCGAGATGGACAACAAATGGCGGTCGTTCCTGGATCCCCGACGGTCAGATGACCACGCTCAGGCCTAACATCCCTAGAGTATAGATACCCCGGGTAATACTACGCTCTGCTATTATTTCCATTGACACGGTAGTAGTCCGTTAACCCAAATCCCTAATATCGAATGTACGGCATGCTACATAATAACAATATGTAATTGCCACCCTTCGGTGAGGCTCCGCTAAACAGCAAAGAAAGCTGAGACATTACGCGTGTTTCTTTCGATCAAGCAAAAAGGCAAAAGCGCCCACTGTGCGATCTGCAGGTGCCACTGATTAGGAGCGGTGGTGCTCCCCAACGGAACGAAATTTCCGCCCTTTGCGCTACGATTGGACCAACCAGCGCGCCGAGAGATCCAACCAGCGCACGAGCGCGGCAGTACTTTGGTACTTTTGTCAAAACGTATGTCCAGTATGGACTTTCAGAAAGTGTAGGATTGAGAGACCTTATAACACCGTCGGAACACGAACAATGCTAGTTTCTTCAATAAATAAATAAACAATCATCTCTCTGTATGCTAGACGATACAATCCTACATACGCAATAGCCTTTGCTAATTTTATGTAACTAACCCATGGTAACTAATTTATGCAAGCGGATAGACATTGCCATTGTTTGTGGAACGAGGGTTTGGTTTGGGGTCGTCGCCGGATCAGGAATGTTGCTTTCCAACCAAGTGGAATGCACCTTACATACCCTTTTGGGCCATCGTCTGTATCGTAAGCGTTTACCACAATATTCTCAAGTGGCGTGGACACTACCGAGCTAGGAAGTCCACCACAGAAGCGAGGTAATACTCCATATTCCCTAGTCCGTACAAATCATAAGATCATACCTAATAATGATGGCGCGATCCCCCACGAAATCCAAGCCGATCGAGCGCTAGGTAAAATCAAGGATCCCGATCCGAAAACAGGATTTGTATTACTGGCGGAGCTGATCTGCAGGGCGCCTTGTACTACACACGATACCCCAACCCACTACACTCCAGTCGGAAGAGTGATACTCAAGGACTTGGATTCATAGTTTGAATGGGTCGATCGCCATTCTACAAAATGCGGAGCCGATAGAAGGACAATCGAGTTAAATGTTCTGATTGTCACTACTAACACTTGAGCAACGAAACCCAACGCCAAGGACAGCGCTAGCTATGAATCCTGCATTCTGACAGTCGGTGAAACCCCTGGATCGGGTTGTGAGCAATTGCCATTCAAATGTATATGCAAAACCAACCGGAGGCGCCCGATGAATAGTAACAATAGGAAGAATAGTTATACCAATTCCAATGACCCCAACGATAATGTGCCTGCTTATCCAAGACCCAATGCATGAAGGAATATACCGTACCACACGTccaacagaaacaaaaaaaccGTGTCGGTCATCAGTCATGAGAGAGAGATTCGCAGGTCTGCCATTGATACAGCGCCCTCAACACCGCCACACCGCTAGACTGCGTCTCGACGGTccggccgcggccacggTCGTTATAATCCTTTTTGTTCGTAGCACCAGTACTGTGGGCAGCAGCCCCAACACCAGAGAACGGCGGATGATCGTAGAGGATCGTATTGCGGAAGTCCACCGCGCCGGCGGGGAGGACGCTAGTGTCGACGAGCGCATCAGAATCACCAAGCGCACCGTATGCCCTGCCCCACCAGGCTCCGAActtgccgtcgtcgtcgcggGTCATGAGCGCTGCCTTGGCATTGTGTTCGATCCAGCCGCCATAGGAACGGCAGCGTTCCAGGTGTTTCCCGTAGTTTTCATCCCGCGGACTCTTCTCGGTATGTGCGCCGCGGCGGGTAGCATCGCCAACCAAGAATCGCTCTTCCTGGGGTCGGAGTGGTCGGCAGAATTCTGCTAGGTGGTGGAAAAATATCCCCTTGAAGGTCTGCCCGTCTTGATTACACGCTCCGCGTGAGTCGCATACGTCTTCCAGGACACCGCCGCGGCCTAATCCGGCCCATTGCTGGCTGTCAGTCTGCGGCCAGCCTGTGGCGCGCAGCACGCTGTAGATCAGCTCGTGGCCGTCGCGGAGGTAGTCCTGATCTCCCGTGGCTAGCCACAACCCTCGCAAACTACTGAGCACGACTCCCTGGTTATAGGTGTATGCCATAGTATTGAGCAAGTCGCACTTCTTCGTGCCTGGCTTTGATGGGCTTTTCCAGCCACTGATGTGGAAGCCGTCACCATACAACCCGAGGGGTCCGGTCATGTTCGAGTGCTTGAGCCACGCATACCCATCGACAGCGGCTTTCAGGTGTGCGGGATTATGTGGGAAGCCATCGCGGCCAGAACTCTGGCTGGCTATGAACGGGGATTCGATCGGGTCGCCAGGGAAATAGAGGTACATCCCGATACTGGCGGAGATATACAGCTCGTTGGTGATGGCGTTCTTATACGGACCCAGGTGAGGGCTCCAGACCATCCCACCGCCGCACAGGGTCTCGTCCCACCCGACCGAGGCAAGCTCCCAGAAAAGACGTGCGCGGTGAGCGGCCGAGTCGCGGAACTGGGTCCCATACCACGACTTCGTTGACATTGCGGAGGATGTTTCATAGGTGTAGTGCAGATCTGAGTGCAGGTCCTGGAACTTGATGTTCTCCAGCCAGTCCAATACAACCCACAACATATCGTCGTAGGCCTGCTGGCGCAAACCGAATGAATTCTCCCCAAAATAGAAGGTAGAGGTATGGCTGAAGAagtggttgatggtgtttTCAACCGCACGGAAAGACGGAGTAATGTCGTGGGCCGTGTCAGTCAGGGATGCCAGTGTCGCGGCCACATGGGTGTTTAGCACGGCAGCTGTCCAGTCGATGGCGGTTGGCCAAGTGCCCAGCCACAGCTGGAAGTAGTCGTCCTGCATGACATGCAATGCCCCGATGAGGTTGTGTAGGGTTTTGCTGGCGGGCTCCTcgtctttttctctctctttcgCAGCGGCATGTCCGAGTGAGATCTGATTGGGGAAGGACAACGCATTGgcgaaggaaagaaagaagaacagcgcAATAACGATAAAGAGGGATGATGGGAGCCCAGCAGGGCCCTGGCGTGCGAGGCCCATTGTTACAATGCCGCCTGGTTTCCGAGGCCCTCCTGGGATATAATATAGGGCAGAGCGCAAGAGGGGAGTGAAAGATGGGGGATTTCATGGTATGCGGGGAACCTGGTCTGGATCAAGGGCTGACTAAGGGCCAGTGCCTGGGGGCCATAACTACACATGTCATGTTCCatggagagagagagacagcGCGGGCAGAAATGGGGAAAATGAACTAAACGCTATGGCCACAACTACAGGACGGCCAGAGCACGAGTCGCATGATGCATCTACACTACGCGGGGTGGCACGGACAGTGCGGAGAACGAGAGGTTCAGCAAGCTGACTGGGTGTGCGTTCATGAAGTGCATTATAGGGCTAGGGTTCTCTTAGGTCATATCCATTCTGAAATACCGTCAGCATACATTTCTTCTTGGCTGTCAGATCATCTTACCATTCTGGCAAGGTCTCACGGCGCCGGCATATGTCTCGTCGGGGCCGTGCTGCGATACAAGCTTATATTAAACTCGCACGGCTGTAAACCCATAGAGACATGCCGGCGGGTAGTATGCTTCATCGAGAAGTCGAGATTCATGGGAAGCGCAAAGAGGAGCGGGGGACAGCGCAGTGCTCGCAAAAAGAAGAGCAGGTATCACAAAGAAGGCGGCGACCGATCATGCATCTCTGTCAAACGGATCCCGGGTCCAAATGCGTTgcaaagaacaaagaaaaacactCTTATTGCCGctccccgccagcgccagcaccaggGCTGCGACTCCGATCCCGGCTCCGGCTGCGACCCCGagctccagcaccagcaccgccctTGGGTCCTccgcccttgcccttgcttGCGGGAGGCGGACGGACAAAAGCATAGTCGACGGTAATCGTCTGGTCCAGCAGCTTGACACCATTCAGGTTCTTGATCGCCTCGCTGGCTTCGGGGAGGGTCGAGTACTCGATCAATGCGTATCCCTGCGCAGCGCAAATGTCATGTCAGCCTTGCATCCAGTAACTGCAAAATGCCACCCCCAATACAAAGAACACGGTCACTGGAATAATACCGCGCTCCCACAAAGAAACGTACCTTGACGTAACCCGTTCGCCGATCAAGGTTCAAACTGAAGTTTTTGATCTCCCCATATTCCGAGAACAGATCCGTGACGTCCTCTTCTGATGCCTCCTCGTGGATATTCGACACGATCACGATCCATCCCTCGATACTGCGCACGGCGACTGCGCCCGTTTGGGTGCTGGGCTCGAAGCCGCGGCCGGATTGCGGTGCGTCGTCCTGTGCGACGGGAGGGTCAACTTCCATTTCGTTTGACATGGTGAGGACGGTGGGTTGTGTGGCAATGGGACAATATGGCGCTGGTCGCGTTGGTAGGATTGGCTAGTAAGGGGGTTTTCAATTGGGCCTGGCTTTGGATTGCAGGTCTGAGTTGAGGTGGGAGTCGAATTGGCGCCGTTCAAGGTGAGCTCGTGTGCTTATGTAAGCGAATGGACTGTCGATGACTGCGACGATGTATATACAGTAGAGGCATATCTCCTGCAACATTTCAGGGGCATTTCTCCCGGCTGACACTACGTCTTCAACATCAGGAAGCTGTACGGTTCTCAAAGAGGGTTGAACCTACCTTTCGCCAACACTAGCCAGTACTCTCAAACTAATATGACGAACCATCACAATATGGATACACCAATCTGTCAATTCAGAAGAGATGAGCACTTGAAGATACAATATGTCTTTAACAGTACTTCAAATTCTAGTCTCTGCGGTATGCAGTGCAATTTTATTGTCCTACAGGGCTCAATAGTCTGGTCTTTCAAAGAGGaaacaatatcaacaagaAAACAGATGAAACGAGACCCAAGTAAATCAGTCCTATCTCTTCAATAACCAAATCTCTCCTTCAATCTCACTTCTCCCAAGCAAACCAGAAACTTTTCACCTCATCCTTTCCATTTCCCTTCCACCagccatcctcgtcgactGAACTGTTCATCAACAGACTCGAACATCCCCTGACCAGATGTTGGGGCACTGGTAAGTAGTTCGTTTGGTCAATACTCCCAAAGAAGCAGCTAAACTAAGGATTACCAGCGACGACGCCTCGTGCAGCTGCCACCCGGTCTCAAAGAAACCAACCACCAAGTCGCTCAGTCTCACTCTGTACGATAGCAAACAAAAGTACACTCTCCCGCTCCATGGCGAAGACACCGAACTCGACGTGACCTTCGACATCATCACAGGCACCATGATCCTCAAACAGAAAATCCGTCTGTCCGGGATCTGGCCGCGAGTGCAACAGAAGACAGTCATGTACACCAACCAGGCGAACAGCATCTTCGTTAACCTTCAGGGATTGGCCGACAATGCGATTTTGCTTACTTTCAAGATGCTACCGCCgctgccaccaccatcatcatcagacGATGGAGACGACGGTCCTGAAAGCGAAACAACCAAGCAGAAACCAGTACAGAAGTTTGCAGAGCAGACCCCCCGGATCTGGCGACAAGTGCGCGGATTCTGTCCCGGCCTGGTAGACGAAGGACCGCTTTTCGAAGAGCTCCTTGAGAGCTACTCGCACGAGAAGATCCTCCGCTTGCACATCCCTGGCGGTCGGCACAAAGGCTGGAAAACAATTGCATTGATCCTGCTCACATACCGCAAGATTGATCTACCGACCTGGCACAGGCTCGTGACCAGCGAGAAACTCACAGAGATTGCGGGATTGAATTGGAGGCTTGTTGAAAAGAAGATTGATCCAGAGACGCAGTTTCTGCGCAGACAGAAGGCTATGAATATGAAGACTGTAGCCCGggagacgaagatgaagagggccTCTTTCATCCGGAGTCATATTACGAAGATTGGTGGAGGCGGACATTGGGATGATGACAAAGGGGCAGGCGGTTTGAATGAGGTTACTACGCTCTCGCATACATTGAGTCTGCAGAATGGGTTTGGGATTGAGGTTGGGGATGCGAATCTTGCGGGTCTTGATATTGGTGGTGAGACATGAAGATGTGAGGATGTACCCTCTCGTATGAGGACTGAAGATACGAGGATGATCTGTACAATATGAAGCCTTGCTCAAGAATTAATGATTAGATGTTTCAAAATATTCATATTCCAAAAAGGGGTCTGTagccttttttttgtctATGGAGTGGAGATGCATTCGCGACCCCTTTGTATATCCGTAGGAGCGAAGAAAAGTAGAACATAAGAAATTACATTtagacaagaaaagaatcaGCCAGATACCAGTTTAGCGCCTAGGAGCAAGCACAGCCCGTGCAGTTCCTTGCCAGGAAGCAGTCTACTTCCGGTTGTTGCTCCGCATGCCGAGAATCTGGACCATacggatgaagatgttgataAAGTCCAGTTCGAGGCTAACACTCTCGTTGACGACATCGCGCTGGATCAGACCGCGCTCGGCCATACGAGCGTGGTGCAGAATCTTCTGCACGTCGTAGAGGGTGAAGCCACCGAAGACAGCGAGACCGCCGTACAGCCAGAGGCGCTCAGTCCACATCAGAGTGCGGACAGCGGTGGCGGGCAGAACCAGGGGAGCGAATCCAGAGAGGGCGACGATGGTCACACCGGCAAGCAGCGGGCCGCCTAGGTAGAGGTATTTCTCCTGCTTAGCGGTGGCGCCGACGAAGGCAATCGAGCCCATCATGCCAACGGTGTAGAGACCGGCACGAGCGAGCAGAGCGGGGTGCATGAACATCAGAGGGGAGAGGAGCGCGGCCTGGGTGAGGTTGAAGGCGGTCCAGAGGCCGTACTTCATGACGTAGCTAATTTTCGGAGTTGTTAGCAATAGCCTCGAGACTCAAGGGGGTAAAAGGGGGACATACTTATCCGGAGACGTGTAGAAAGTGCCGTACATCGTGCCGATGCTACCAACCAGACCGAGACCCACGACAACCCACGGGTTGAAGGCCATCAGACGATGCGACCAACCGTTCATGTGCAGAGCGCGCGCCGCAACACCAATAATACCAATACCAAGACCGGTGTGCATGAAGGTCTCGTTCAGGAAGCTGCGCTCGAACGCGGGCATGCCACCGTCCTCGCGGGTCTCCcggttgaagatgaagttggtggccatgatggtgccgccgacgatggcagcgCCGTACACCAGCTTCGAGGTCATGTTGCCACCCTgagcggcgctggcgggcTGCTGCATGTATGTCCGGCGGAATGCATTCTGGAAGGTTTGACGGGACTTATTCAGGATGGACGATGCTCCCAGCGGCTTGGTGGCCTGTGACTTGAAAGGGGAGTTGTGGACAAAACGGGCGGCGTTGGAGGAGAGCTTGGGGGCTTGACGGAGAGCCGAGGATACGGCGAAGGGACGCCGGAGGAAGAACGCCATGACTGCGATGGATGCAGagtgtgggagagagagacggtAGATGGCGATGGGTTGATTATAAGTGCACGGATTATTACCCATTAACTCCGTCATCTTCCGCCTTCCGCTTCAAGAAAGTTCGAGAAGGTCACGGGATATCAGTCATCGCAACCTTCATTTCTTCAACTCGTAATGGCGCAACTAGAGACTCTGGCTCTGCCGCATCTGCCGTCCTCGCTGCCCGTGCATGTGGCCCTCTATTGCGATGTTCAAAACTCCGCCTTTctgaagcagcagcttctggaggGCAACGCAGACTTCGAGTATGCCTTGGTCGATGCGAGCATGGTAGGCTGCCCCGATTTAGATATGCGACTCAATCGCTGACGGAGAAAACAGGTTCTGACACGGGCACATGCGACCGCAGCCATATTTCGGGCTGTCAATGACTACATGAATGGGCGACTCATGTCCCGCAATGTGCACTCGGAGATTGTCTTCTCGTTGAGCCCTGCAAATAATGTAtgtgtatatatatattttccCTCCAACATAACATTACAGACCAACTAATCTATTGCACAGATTGCCGACTCGTTTCGTAAATTTGGAATCGCAGATGCAACGAAAGATCTGCTCGTGGTCAGAGTCTCCGTGTCGCCGGAGATCACGCATGAGTCCGTTGCCGCTCATTTGGCTACCGCCATTCAAGGGACCTCTGTGCCATTTGACGATGAGACTCTCTCTGAGGTGTCCGATATCACCAAAATCAAGAAGGCATATAAATTGGGAGCGCTACCATCCCCGTCTTCCAAGACAGAGTGCAATGGCACGGCCGATAATGACGCGAAGCGGCGACTGGAGCTCTCGCTCGTCGGAGCAATTGCATTGCGGGGCTCGTGAAGCCGATATGACACCATGTTATTTGAAAAGTCGCTCTCAAAAGAGCTCAAGTCGATACGATACCCCATTCCAACGCCGTGCCTGCCACGCTGAGAGACCGCCCTGGTCGATTGAACTGGTGACAGAGCAGGAACTAGCTTCGGAATCGGCAAGCAATCGCAGAAAAGTTCAAAAATTAGGCGATCAATTTGCTGGCTAGACAGAAGACGACTTTTTTCTGAATACAGGATTACTAAATTAAACATGCAAGCATTTCGAGCGGTTTAAGGCGTACGACTCAAGATTTTCTTAATCCGAGCCCACTCAGGTAGTATTTGTATGGTTAACACCTCCTGGATTCGAATCCCAGCGCTTGCAAAGCTATTTTTttaagaaaaaaaaatcgtCACAAATATTATTCGAAGCGAGCCCATCGTACACCAATGCTTGCATGACTGACTCTCAAAAACGAAGAGAGTGAGATGATTGAAGGTTGGTTGTAGTATGTGTTTAGATCGAGTGGCCAATACCGTAAATGCCAGGCGTTGCCCCCACCAACCTAAACAAATAACCTTCACCAAGACATACACTTTCCTCCGACAATAATTTCACTATTTTTTGGATCGCCCTACCATGAAAATGAGAAATCCGTGAGAGATGATTTGCACGACAACCTGCACATCCGCGCGCAACCAAccctctctcctccaacaccaccatcaccacccttCAACGCGTAACTCGCGACAATGACCAGCACAACGGACGTGATCGtcttgtcctcctcgccgaATTGCGcccctcaatctccagcaCGAGATACGAATCTCCTCGAAGGAGCATTGGGAATCTCGCCACAATACTCCTCGCCACCGCCGCTAGCCTCCCCTTCACAGCTGTTCGAGCTCCCGACGCGTTCTGCGTACTTTGCCCCGGAAAGCAGCACAACTAAGAGCTCGAGCAGCTCAAGCGTCGCACAGAAAAAGGGACGGCGAACCACCAAGACAGCGTCTTCTACGTCTACGAATCCGGATGAAAAGGCGCGCGCCAGGAACTCGCGAtcgaaggcgaagaagacggcTGAGTCTGGTCCAACTGCCTCGGATCACCTCGGACCGGACTCCATGGATTCCAGAGATGgcgcgacgatgaagaagtctGGGACGAAGAAAAGTCG
Encoded proteins:
- a CDS encoding uncharacterized protein (ID:PFLUO_004401-T1.cds;~source:funannotate) → MASDTEMNEASPVDTLPHPNDSGRMHMSSLSSSSSISDAENERRGRSERPRMASRKPSASILVPRDHPEIEIEEEEFPPDDARAMSPRRNSADLERLGKEARQTLQEQAKALQSSLQALAERIDAVKSDHDKLETENKVLQDYIGGLTRNMTKNEMTRSTKARKAQK
- a CDS encoding uncharacterized protein (ID:PFLUO_004402-T1.cds;~source:funannotate), with amino-acid sequence MGLARQGPAGLPSSLFIVIALFFFLSFANALSFPNQISLGHAAAKEREKDEEPASKTLHNLIGALHVMQDDYFQLWLGTWPTAIDWTAAVLNTHVAATLASLTDTAHDITPSFRAVENTINHFFSHTSTFYFGENSFGLRQQAYDDMLWVVLDWLENIKFQDLHSDLHYTYETSSAMSTKSWYGTQFRDSAAHRARLFWELASVGWDETLCGGGMVWSPHLGPYKNAITNELYISASIGMYLYFPGDPIESPFIASQSSGRDGFPHNPAHLKAAVDGYAWLKHSNMTGPLGLYGDGFHISGWKSPSKPGTKKCDLLNTMAYTYNQGVVLSSLRGLWLATGDQDYLRDGHELIYSVLRATGWPQTDSQQWAGLGRGGVLEDVCDSRGACNQDGQTFKGIFFHHLAEFCRPLRPQEERFLVGDATRRGAHTEKSPRDENYGKHLERCRSYGGWIEHNAKAALMTRDDDGKFGAWWGRAYGALGDSDALVDTSVLPAGAVDFRNTILYDHPPFSGVGAAAHSTGATNKKDYNDRGRGRTVETQSSGVAVLRALYQWQTCESLSHD
- a CDS encoding uncharacterized protein (ID:PFLUO_004403-T1.cds;~source:funannotate); the encoded protein is MSNEMEVDPPVAQDDAPQSGRGFEPSTQTGAVAVRSIEGWIVIVSNIHEEASEEDVTDLFSEYGEIKNFSLNLDRRTGYVKGYALIEYSTLPEASEAIKNLNGVKLLDQTITVDYAFVRPPPASKGKGGGPKGGAGAGARGRSRSRDRSRSPGAGAGGERQ
- a CDS encoding uncharacterized protein (ID:PFLUO_004405-T1.cds;~source:funannotate); its protein translation is MAFFLRRPFAVSSALRQAPKLSSNAARFVHNSPFKSQATKPLGASSILNKSRQTFQNAFRRTYMQQPASAAQGGNMTSKLVYGAAIVGGTIMATNFIFNRETREDGGMPAFERSFLNETFMHTGLGIGIIGVAARALHMNGWSHRLMAFNPWVVVGLGLVGSIGTMYGTFYTSPDNYVMKYGLWTAFNLTQAALLSPLMFMHPALLARAGLYTVGMMGSIAFVGATAKQEKYLYLGGPLLAGVTIVALSGFAPLVLPATAVRTLMWTERLWLYGGLAVFGGFTLYDVQKILHHARMAERGLIQRDVVNESVSLELDFINIFIRMVQILGMRSNNRK
- a CDS encoding uncharacterized protein (ID:PFLUO_004406-T1.cds;~source:funannotate), encoding MAQLETLALPHLPSSLPVHVALYCDVQNSAFLKQQLLEGNADFEYALVDASMVLTRAHATAAIFRAVNDYMNGRLMSRNVHSEIVFSLSPANNIADSFRKFGIADATKDLLVVRVSVSPEITHESVAAHLATAIQGTSVPFDDETLSEVSDITKIKKAYKLGALPSPSSKTECNGTADNDAKRRLELSLVGAIALRGS
- a CDS encoding uncharacterized protein (ID:PFLUO_004404-T1.cds;~source:funannotate) translates to MLGHCDDASCSCHPVSKKPTTKSLSLTLYDSKQKYTLPLHGEDTELDVTFDIITGTMILKQKIRLSGIWPRVQQKTVMYTNQANSIFVNLQGLADNAILLTFKMLPPLPPPSSSDDGDDGPESETTKQKPVQKFAEQTPRIWRQVRGFCPGLVDEGPLFEELLESYSHEKILRLHIPGGRHKGWKTIALILLTYRKIDLPTWHRLVTSEKLTEIAGLNWRLVEKKIDPETQFLRRQKAMNMKTVARETKMKRASFIRSHITKIGGGGHWDDDKGAGGLNEVTTLSHTLSLQNGFGIEVGDANLAGLDIGGET